Proteins encoded in a region of the Thunnus maccoyii chromosome 4, fThuMac1.1, whole genome shotgun sequence genome:
- the LOC121895996 gene encoding EMILIN-3: protein MRTKWCQLVAQFFLLGVLLSVVDSKGTFYGGHVNPFYGNRYNLYKAGLNPHHTPNKPMTRHKNHCAYVVQKNITCTMQDGVATYVKAEYTTKCIWGQKCPVVMYRTFYKPKYKVGFKTVTELEWRCCPGYSGENCYDGPTSLPDVMMPPFKGAGFPHRPGMKGFPYGPRPPVDQRPGGGQLEPGKPYPSVPDSRPIPTGQLPAGNGRPNYGNKFGISGVTGERLDRMEEDLRRLSQGLDTLNGMVAGLEERLRTSLREDTNKILESLLPNAPRVPDSTVGFGVIPDGTPDGLEGGESFTGFGDLAVKVTEVSDELRAKTHVLEEIQGMVLGHDGQLKRLLEGARGRPIPGSGSTFQLDEILDAKLADVRAEILDGFERRMTGLESHCDEKIGAVQKQCQREHMDGQEQMQQSLDGRETGLREELGSLQAQIQGLTLTESCCGQVNSLSKRVLLLEESVKGLTESQRQLQTALTDQSIHVETLIETRLVDIEGRLNSTEGGPDGVAGLPGGLDGFKNMLEDKFKTLEERVSVAVEELSNATAPALLEGQVVPALETEIESVRRRVEGDLGGIQKQLIDLELLCTSSCTPSTSPAEDVSVTGVEEEWEGMEKKMTDRLDSHSDQLDRLNNTLQNLLFRIAQEDSEGSVHGEITLLKVNINSVNRTLKGLKDSIHFIASEVGHANSTWEQREHQLVNQMQGITKLVGHQASLLGAGERRLAQLKGELAALKRRLAGELQGCRSTAMEVQREVKDVDSRVSLVEGQCSSLGELAEHLERIRAELERHSDSYLAQVNGSLDTHSEQLAELKGEVKDSVAKEAANQKGDQ from the exons AAACCATTGTGCCTATGTGGTCCAGAAGAATATCACATGCACCATGCAGGATGGAGTGGCCACCTATGTGAAGGCTGAATACACCACCAAGTGCATCTGGGGTCAGAAATGTCCTGTTGTCAT GTACAGGACATTCTACAAGCCAAAGTACAAGGTGGGTTTTAAGACAGTGACTGAGCTGGAGTGGAGATGTTGCCCTGGCTACTCCGGGGAGAACTGCTACGATGGACCCACATCGCTGCCTGATGTCATGATGCCACCTTTCAAGGGAGCAGGTTTTCCCCATCGCCCTGGGATGAAGGGCTTTCCCTATGGCCCTAGACCCCCTGTGGACCAGAGGCCTGGAGGCGGCCAGCTCGAGCCAGGCAAACCCTACCCCAGCGTACCTGACAGCAGACCAATACCCACAGGACAGCTGCCTGCTGGAAATGGAAGACCAAACTATG gaaacaaatTTGGGATTTCAGGAGTGACTGGCGAACGTTTGGACCGTATGGAGGAGGACCTGCGCCGTCTCTCCCAGGGTCTAGACACTCTCAACGGGATGGTGGCTGGCCTAGAGGAGCGACTGCGCACATCTCTCCGGGAAGACACCAACAAAATCCTGGAGTCCCTGCTGCCCAATGCTCCCCGCGTGCCTGACTCGACAGTAGGATTTGGGGTGATACCAGATGGGACTCCTGATGGACTGGAAGGAGGAGAAAGCTTCACTGGATTTGGAGACCTTGCCGTGAAGGTAACAGAAGTGAGCGATGAGCTGCGGGCCAAGACTCATGTCTTAGAGGAGATTCAG GGAATGGTTCTGGGTCATGATGGCCAGTTGAAGAGGCTGTTGGAAGGAGCTAGAGGCAGGCCCATCCCTGGTTCTGGCTCCACTTTTCAACTGGACGAGATCCTGGATGCCAAGTTGGCTGATGTGAGGGCTGAGATCCTGGATGGTTTTGAGCGCCGTATGACTGGTCTGGAGAGCCACTGTGATGAGAAGATTGGGGCGGTGCAGAAGCAGTGCCAAAGGGAGCACATGGATGGCCAGGAGCAGATGCAGCAGTCTCTGGATGGAAGAGAGACCGGGCTCAGGGAGGAGTTGGGCTCTTTGCAAGCTCAGATCCAGGGCCTAACTCTCACCGAAAGCTGCTGTGGACAG gTAAACAGCCTGTCCAAGCGTGTACTGTTGCTGGAGGAGTCAGTTAAAGGTCTCACAGAATCTCAAAGACAGCTCCAGACGGCCCTCACTGACCAGAGCATCCATGTGGAGACGTTGATTGAGACCCGCCTGGTGGACATAGAGGGCCGCCTCAATTCCACTGAGGGTGGACCTGATGGAGTGGCAGGGCTCCCTGGTGGTCTCGATGGCTTCAAGAACATGCTAGAGGACAAGTTTAAAACCCTGGAGGAGAGAGTGTCTGTAGCTGTTGAGGAGCTCAGTAATGCCACTGCCCCAGCACTGCTGGAGGGCCAGGTGGTCCCTGCACTGGAGACGGAGATCGAATCTGTGAGGAGGAGAGTAGAGGGGGACCTGGGCGGCATTCAGAAACAGCTAATAGACCTGGAGCTCCTCTGCACCTCCTCCTGCACACCCTCCACCTCTCCAGCAGAGGATGTCAGTGTCACTGGAGtggaggaggagtgggagggGATGGAGAAGAAAATGACTGACCGTCTGGACTCCCATTCAGACCAGCTGGACCGTCTAAACAACACCCTTCAGAACCTGCTTTTCCGTATCGCCCAGGAGGACTCGGAGGGCTCAGTCCACGGAGAGATCACTCTTCTGAAGGTCAACATTAACTCTGTGAACCGCACTCTGAAGGGCCTAAAGGACTCTATTCACTTCATTGCAAGTGAAGTGGGCCATGCTAACTCCACctgggagcagagagagcaCCAGCTAGTCAACCAGATGCAAGGAATCACCAAACTAGTGGGCCATCAAGCCTCGCTCCTGGGGGCCGGGGAGAGGCGACTGGCCCAGCTGAAGGGAGAACTGGCTGCCTTGAAGAGACGGCTGGCTGGGGAGCTTCAAGGCTGCCGGAGCACAGCGATGGAAGTGCAGAGGGAGGTGAAGGACGTTGATAGCAGGGTGAGCCTGGTAGAGGGCCAGTGCAGCAGCCTGGGGGAACTGGCAGAGCACCTGGAGAGGATCAGGGCCGAGCTTGAGAGACACTCAGACTCCTACCTGGCTCAGGTGAATGGCAGCCTGGACACCCATTCAGAACAGCTAGCTGAGCTGAAAGGAGAGGTCAAAGACAGTGTGGCCAAGGAAGCAGCCAACCAAAAAGGAGACCAGTAG